DNA sequence from the Rhodothermales bacterium genome:
ACGTGACCAGCTTGAGGGTCGAGATCGAATCGATGATGCCGCCAGAGATCAACGGGGTGTCGAACTCGAGCGCGCTCGGGTCCTCGCCGGGCAGGAACGTGTCGAGGATGAATCGCTTGACCGGTTCGGTGATTTCTTCGATGTGCGCTTGCTGAATATTCGCAGCCATGATAAACTCCGTTTTTTTATGTGTGATTGTGAGCGTGTCGTGTGAACTACCTAGTGGGCTATCGTGTGAATCGTCAGGGTAACGTTTCTTTACGTGTACATGCGCTTTACTGGGGCGCAACACGTCATCATAACGCCAGCGAGGACGCAAGAACCCGCCGAAAGCCTCTCGCTCGTTACCTGGAATAGGGACCGGAAGAGACCCCCGAAACACACTCTTTTACCAGTATCGCTGGATCTCAGTATCGGATGCGGGACTCCTGTCAATAAACCGACGCGCGGTTCGGGAGTCCGTCCAAGGTGCTGCGTACCGCGCTGTTCAAGGCGCTGCCACCGCACCCAGCTTCACCAGGCTATCGTTGGCGATCAGCACCTCGTACAGGCGCTCGGCCACCGCCTCGTGCCCGATTTTGCTGA
Encoded proteins:
- a CDS encoding acyl carrier protein, which codes for MAANIQQAHIEEITEPVKRFILDTFLPGEDPSALEFDTPLISGGIIDSISTLKLVTFLEEEFDIQVQANEMNSDNLDTLEEITSFVLSKK